Part of the Flagellimonas eckloniae genome, GGTATTTTGCCAATTTATGTGAAAAGGAAAATTATTTGGAAGGACAGGCGTATGCCCTAGATCAAATCGGCACAAAATACAGGAACATATCCCAGTATAAAAAAGCGGTGGACCTTCACCAACAAGCATTAGAGCTCTCTGAAAAGATAAATAATACCGAATTAAAGGTTTTAAGCCTAAACATGCTAGGTGTTGTTTATAGACGAACCGATGCCATTAAAACTGCATTGGACTATAATCAAAAAGCTTTGGAGCTGGCCGAAGAAGTTGAGAACCCTTCACACCATATAAAAAGGAGTATAAATGTTTCCCTGAACAGTATTGGAAATCTATATCAAGCCTTGGAACAGTATGATTTAGCAATCGTTCAGTTTAAAAGAGCCCTTAAGTTTGAAACGGAACTGGATAATAAATTGGGTTTGGCCATTAATCATCAAAATATTGGTGACTGTCTTGAGAAAAAAGGAGATTTGGAAGGTGCGCTTGAGAACTATAGAAAGTCTTTGGCCTATAACGAAGAAATCAATTCTGACTTTGGTCGTGTTATTTGTAAAAACAGCCTTGCCCAAATCTATCTTAAACAAGATATGCCCTATGCTGCCCTTGTATTATTGGAGCCACTTCATGAACAATCAAAATCAATTGGCGATTTTTTCATTACTGCCTCGATCTATATAAATACCGGATGGGCCCATACCAAACTTGGAAATTTTGACAAGGCGGGCAAATTTATAATGGATGGGTTGGAGATGTCCAAAAATCGCAACATGCCCAGCAACATTTTGTACGGCTACCAAAAACTTTCGGATTACGAAAAGGAAAGGGGGAACTACAAAGAGGCCTATGAATATTACAAAAAGGCAGATGAATATGAGAATGAAATTACAAGTGCGACCAATGTAAGGTACATGAACGACATTATTGTCCGGTATGAAGCTGATAAGAAAAATAATCAGATTTCGGTGCTGGCAAAAGAAAATGAGATTGTACGTTTACGACTAAGAAAGAACCAGACCACCTTACTTGTAAGTGCTCTTATAGTTGGGTTGATTTCCTCTATACTCTATATCCTTTATCGTCAATATCAAAGTAATAATGAGAAACGGGTTCTTTCATTGGAACAAAACATGCTACGCAGCCAAATGAACCCTCATTTTTTGTTCAACTCCCTGAATTCCATAAAATTATATATCATCAATAATGAGCAAAAAAATGCAGTTCATTATTTGAACAAATTCTCAAAGTTGATTCGTAAAATTTTAGAAGCTTCATCATTAAAGGAAATTTCCCTAGCGGAAGAATTGGAGACCGTAGAACTTTATATGAACATTGAGAACATAAGATTCTCCAATGAAATAGATTTTAAAATTTCGGTAGATGACGACATAAACATTGATAACATAAAAGTGCCTTCTCTTGCCTTACAGCCATTTTTGGAAAATTCCCTTTGGCATGGCCTTTCACCAAAAGAAGGTAAAAAAATCATTCAATTAAATATAAAAAAGAAAAAGCAAGGCTTTATATCAATAGAAATTATAGATAATGGTGTTGGGCGCGGGGCCGCGCAAACCAATAAAGAAAATAGGGTGTTAAAAAGAAAGTCTGTTGGCATCCGCATTACCAAGGAACGTTTCGCAAACTTTTCAAAGGACTATCAAAATAATTTTGTGGTAGATATTGTTGACTTATTCGATGACAAAGGAAATCCAAAAGGAACTAAAGTTATTCTTGATGTACCTACTGTTTAGAATTTTCTAAGGCCACTTCTTCCAATTCTTTATACCAAGCTTTTCCAAATTTTCTGATCAGAGCCTCCTTTACAAATTTATATACCGGCACTTTTAGTTCTTCTCCCAAACTGCATGCTGGGTCACAAATTTCCCATTTATGGTAGTTCACAGCCGTAAATTCTGAATACTCTCGGGTTCTTACCGGATACAAATGGCATGAAACTGGTTTCTTCCATTTGGTCGCACCGTTGTTATAGGCCTCCTCTAAACCACATTTGGCAATTCCATCAGTGGAAAAAATCACATAAGCACATTCACTTTCGTTCACTAAAGGAGTTTCCCATTCCCCATCTTCCCCTTTTACAAAAGCACCTTGCTCCATAATAGCGGCTACTCCTTCAGGTCGCAAATATGGCTTTACTTCTTTAAAAATATCGACCAATATCTCCGTCTCCGAATCTTCTAAAGGTGCACCATAATGACCATCTACACAACAGGCCCCCTTGCATGCACTTAAATTACAAACAAAGTCGTTTTGAATAATCTCTTCAGAAACTATGGTCTTTCCTATTTGGAACATGCTAATCCCTGCTTTTTGAACAAAGTTAATTCAAAACCAAAAAATGATGCGAACTAAACCCATTAATGTAATCCAAAAGCTCTTTTTAGACGTAAATTTGCCTGTCAAATAGAAACGTGATGAATTTTAGTTTTAAGGAGATAGTGACAGCAAGTATGGTTCTTTTTGCTGTTATAGATATTTTGGGAAGTGTTCCCATTGTTATCTCATTACGGAATAAAGTGGGGCATATTCAATCTGAAAAAGCTTCAATTGTTGCTGCATGTATTATGGTGGCTTTTCTTTTTGTGGGGGAACGAATCTTGAATTTGATCGGGATAGATGTAAACTCTTTTGCCGTAGCGGGAGCATTTGTCATTTTTTTCCTAGCTCTGGAAATGGTGTTGGGCATTACTCTTTTTAAGGATGACCAGCCAGAAAGTGCCTCTGTTGTCCCTATCGCTTTTCCACTTATTGCGGGTGCTGGTACCTTGACGTCCATTTTAGCTTTACGCGCCGAATATCATGTGGAAAACATTGTAGTGGCCATTATCATTAATATTATCTTTGTTTATCTTGTTCTAAAATCCAGCTCTAAAATAGAACGGATTTTGGGCAAGAATGGCCTTAGTGTTATTCGCAAGGTGTTTGGGGTTATCCTATTGGCGATAGCTGTAAAACTATTCGCTACAAATATCAATCAGTTATGGATGAACTGATAAACTTTTCTTAGGTATGAACAAGACGTTTAGTATTATTCTAATTCTATTGGCACTGGCACTGGTTGCCTATAATGTAACTTTAGTGGATTTTGAGAATCCTTTTCAAGGGGATAGCACTATTGCTTTAATAGGTATTGTAGCTTCATTGTGTGCAATAGTATTGCTGCTCATTTTTATGACTTCAAAAAAGATTGACAAAAAATTGAAGGAGGATTAATTTTCCAAATCCAATACTCCTATTTCGGATTGCTTAAAAATTGCTGCATCCAATTCCTTTACTTTTTCCAACATGGTATCATGTTCACCTTTAATCTGTGCCGATATGTTGGGTGAGAATAATTGTTCAGCAATATTTGCTTTTAAATAGGCCTTTATTTTGTCTTCCTGGGCGTAGAAGTCAATTTTTATTTTCCTGTTCAGCATAAATTGAATGAATTCGTCAAGCAGTATATCATCCACTCCGTATTCATCCAAAAATTGGTTTTTTGTAAACTCGGCATAGCGATTTCTATCCTTTTCCAAATGTTCAAAAATAAAACGGGAGAAGAACTCGTACGTATCATCCATGCTTTCAATAGCTTCTTCTTCATTACTTCCTATAGGCACAAAAACATCTGGAATAATACCACCACCGCCATATACAATCTTACCTTTTGGTGTCTTGAACTTTAACGAATCAGCCACTTTTATACTGTCAACAGAAATTAATTCACCACTACTATAGCGTTCCATAAAAGTTTGGTAGTAATCGCGGTGTCCTTTTTTGTATGATTTCTGGATAGAACGACCCGTTGGGGTATAATATCTAGAAACTGTTAAGCGCACTGCAGAACCATCTCCCAAATCCATTTCTCGCTGCACCAGACCTTTTCCGAAAGATCGTCTTCCTATAATGGTGCCCACATCATTGTCCTGCAAGGCACCTGCAATAATTTCACTTGCAGATGCGGAACGTTCATTGATCAGAACATAAACGGGTTTATCTTCAAAGTCGCCTTTTTTGGTGGCAAAAGCTTTTTTGATCCTTCCCTTTTTATTTTTGGTATATAAAATCAATTTGTCATCTTCCAAAAATTCATCGGCCAATTTTTCAGCTATTCCCAAATATCCTCCAGGATTATCCCTTAAATCCAAAACCAATTTTTCAGCTCCACGGAGCTTAAGTTTTTTAAGGGCATCTTTAAACTCACCAAAGGTTGATTCCGCAAAACGGTTGATTTTGATATAGCCCATATCACGGGTGAGCATATAATAGGCATCAACACTTTTTATGGGCACCCTATCACGGGTAACGGTAATGTTCATGATCTTATTCTCCGACTTTCGGAACACTTTTAAATCAACCTTACTCCCTTCTTTGCCCTTTAATGTTGAAACAACGGTGCTATTGGGTATTCTCCTCCCAAAAAGGGTGTCGCTATCCGCCATTAATATTCGGTCCCCAGGTTTTATCCCTCTAATGTAACTAGGCCCATTTTTAATGGTTCTAATTACAGTGATAGTATCTTTATACATATAGAAGCTTACCCCAATACCTACAAAATCACCTTTCATGTTTTCGGAAACTTCCTCCATCTCGCTCTTTGGAATATAGACGGAATGGGGATCTAACTTTCCCAGAATATTATTGACGGTAACATCTACAATGCTATCTGTATTTATATCGTCTACGTATTCGTAATCGATATAATCGATCAAGCGGTTTAGTTTGTCTTTTTTGGAATTGGTAGAAAACAGTTTTTCTGGAGTGTCATTAAAATGGAGTTTGCCTCCAATAAAAATTCCAATAGCCACTGCAAGAGCAATTAGGGTAGGTAAAATATAGCTGTACTTCTTTTTCATAATAAATGGTGGGGTTAAACCATTTCCTCTAAAATAGGAAGGTGATGGGTTATTACACCTGCACGTTCCAAAAATTTTAATCCAGAATCATCTTTGTATGCCTTCTGATATACTACACGTTTTATCCCGGATTGATGTATGAGCTTGCTGCATTCCCTACATGGGGATAACGTAATGTACAAGGTAGCTCCCTCACAGGATTGGGTAGAGGATGCAACTTTTGAAATCGCATTGGCCTCGGCATGCAAAACGTACCACTTGGTGTACCCTTCTTCATCTTCGCAAATGTTTTCAAAACCTGTTGGCGTTCCATTGTAACCATCAGATATAATCATTCTATCTTTTACGATAATGGCGCCAACCTGTTTTCTTTGGCAATAGGATAGTTTTCCCCATTCTTTTGCCATTCGCAAATAGGCCTTATCGTACTTCTCTTGTTTACGCTCCTTCATACATCAGAAAATATCTGATTTTTAAATAAATATACCTGCTTTGAAAGACCCTTACAATCTTATTCTATTAAATTTAACGAAGGCCTTACTTGGGAAACGTGGCAATTAGCAAGGGTATTGTAATACAGATGACCAAAATAGATGCCAAAGCAATAAAAATTTTCCTTTTTACCTTAAAAATATCCAAAACCAAAAAAGCCAACGCAAGAACGCAAAGAATTATAATAATCTGAGAAAATTCTATTCCTGTGGCAAATGCTATTAGGGGCATCACTTTTTCTTCCTCTTCGGCCATAAGTAATTTGAAGTAATTGGAGAATCCAAAGCCATGAACAAGACCAAAAAAAGCCGTTGCCAATACATGTGGATACATACTGGGCATTTTTGTCTCCTTAACCACATAAGTGAAATTATACAACGCGGTCAATAAAATGGTAACGGGGATAAAGAATTCTATGAGTCCTGCATCAACCGTAAAAATATCAAAGGCAGAAAGTGCCAGTGAAGTACAATGGGTTAATGTAAAGATTGTTGCCAGAACAATCACTTGTTTCCAATTTTTGAATGTGAACGGCACTGCCAAAGCAGCTAAAAAAAGAATATGATCATAGGCACCAAAATCCAGCACATGATCTAATCCTAACTTTATATAAAACCAAAATTCTTGCATAGTTCTTTATTATGAAATTCCACGTTCCTGCTGAATAACCTCATAGGCCTTTTGTACCTCCTTAAACTTTTCTTCGGCCCCTTTTTTTATGGCTTCATTTTCGGTGACAACCTTATCCGGATGATATTTTTTCGCCATGGTTCGGTATGCTTTTTTTACCTCATCGTCCGTTACCGTTTTTTCTATCTCTAAAATTTTGTAGGCATTGTCAGCAGATTTGATGAACATGGCCATAATACTTTCAAAATCATGTTGCCCAATTCGCAAGTAGCCTGCAAGTTCTTTGAGTTTGATAACTTCAGCCTTACTTACCTGACCATCGGCCTGTGCAATTCCAAAAAGAAAATGAAGCAACTGTAATCGGACTTCGTAACGCGTGCGTTGCACCAAATAAGAACAGATACGTTGTGCCGAAACCTCCCGCTTTTTAATTACTTCATTGAAGGTTCTAAAGATTGCGTTCGCTTTTTCCTTTCCATAAGTGCTTAAAAAATACTGTCGCACATAATCCAATTCCCGTTGGCTTACTTGCCCATCAGCTTTGATTATAATAGAACAGAGAGACAACAAATTCAGTTCAAAATCTGCCGGAGAAACATTTTGTTGCGTGAAATCTCGAAAAACAGTTCTTCCGCCTCCTTTGCTGCCTCCAAGATTATCAAGCAGACTTCCAACAATAAACCCCAAAACAGCTCCTGGAAAACGAAGTATAAAATAGCCAAGAAATGCAGCTACCCATTTAATCATCTTAAAAAATTTAAAGGTCAAATATAGGCTTTTGACCTAGAAATAAAGCCCAAACTGATGTTAAGGCCCTCGAAAAAATACGACAAAAGCCGTATCTTTGAATGTTTAAATAAAATTCGAGACTATGTATCCAGAAGAATTGGTAAAACCTATGAGAGCTGATCTAGCTTCTGCTGGGTTTGAAGAGTTATATACAAGCGAAGCTGTGGAAGATGCCCTTAAGCAAGACGGAACTACTTTGGTAGTGGTAAATTCTGTTTGTGGGTGTGCCGCTGCCAATGCAAGACCAGCTGCAAAGCTAAGTTTACAGAACAACAAAAAACCAAATAATTTGGTTACTGTTTTTGCGGGAGTTGATACAGATGCTGTTGATACGGCAAGAAACCATATGGTGCCTTTCCCACCATCATCGCCAAGTATGGCGCTTTTCAGGGATGGGGAATTGGTTCACATGATTGAAAGACACCATATTGAAGGAAGACCTGCAGAAATGATTGCTGAAAATTTAATGGAAGCCTATAACGAGTTCTGCTAAACTTCAATTAAAAAAATGTTTTAAAACCACCTCTATCCAGGTGGTTTTTTATTTTTGGTGTCATGGATAAAAAAGTAATTGTGATTGGTGCTACTTCAGGAATTGGAAAGGAACTTGCTCTTGTTTTATCTCAAAATGATTACTTGGTAGGTATTACCGGTAGACGAGAACCTATGTTAACGGAGCTCACAAAAAATAACCCAAATTCCTTTGTGCCAAAAACTTTTGATTGCACCGAAGAAAATACACTAACATTCCTCAATGAACTGCTTGCCGATTTAGGAGGATTGGACCTTCTTGTTCTTTCCTCTGGTACGGGGGACCTAAATGACAGCCTTGAATACGCCATTGAGGATAGGACAAACCAATTAAATGTCATTGCCTTTACCAATATTATCGGATGGGCCTTTAATTTATTTCAAGAACAGGGATATGGGCATTTAGTGGCAATAAGTTCCATTGCTGGGTTACGTGGAAGCAGAATAGCTCCATCCTA contains:
- a CDS encoding BrxA/BrxB family bacilliredoxin codes for the protein MYPEELVKPMRADLASAGFEELYTSEAVEDALKQDGTTLVVVNSVCGCAAANARPAAKLSLQNNKKPNNLVTVFAGVDTDAVDTARNHMVPFPPSSPSMALFRDGELVHMIERHHIEGRPAEMIAENLMEAYNEFC
- a CDS encoding SDR family NAD(P)-dependent oxidoreductase, with translation MDKKVIVIGATSGIGKELALVLSQNDYLVGITGRREPMLTELTKNNPNSFVPKTFDCTEENTLTFLNELLADLGGLDLLVLSSGTGDLNDSLEYAIEDRTNQLNVIAFTNIIGWAFNLFQEQGYGHLVAISSIAGLRGSRIAPSYNASKAYQINYLEGLRQKAKKSKLKITITDIRPGFVDTPMAKGEGQFWVASPKKAAKQLYLAIKRKKDIAYITKRWRLIAIIVKILPNWLYKRM
- a CDS encoding DUF3109 family protein, producing the protein MFQIGKTIVSEEIIQNDFVCNLSACKGACCVDGHYGAPLEDSETEILVDIFKEVKPYLRPEGVAAIMEQGAFVKGEDGEWETPLVNESECAYVIFSTDGIAKCGLEEAYNNGATKWKKPVSCHLYPVRTREYSEFTAVNYHKWEICDPACSLGEELKVPVYKFVKEALIRKFGKAWYKELEEVALENSKQ
- a CDS encoding deoxycytidylate deaminase, whose product is MKERKQEKYDKAYLRMAKEWGKLSYCQRKQVGAIIVKDRMIISDGYNGTPTGFENICEDEEGYTKWYVLHAEANAISKVASSTQSCEGATLYITLSPCRECSKLIHQSGIKRVVYQKAYKDDSGLKFLERAGVITHHLPILEEMV
- a CDS encoding HupE/UreJ family protein, giving the protein MQEFWFYIKLGLDHVLDFGAYDHILFLAALAVPFTFKNWKQVIVLATIFTLTHCTSLALSAFDIFTVDAGLIEFFIPVTILLTALYNFTYVVKETKMPSMYPHVLATAFFGLVHGFGFSNYFKLLMAEEEEKVMPLIAFATGIEFSQIIIILCVLALAFLVLDIFKVKRKIFIALASILVICITIPLLIATFPK
- a CDS encoding TerB family tellurite resistance protein — protein: MIKWVAAFLGYFILRFPGAVLGFIVGSLLDNLGGSKGGGRTVFRDFTQQNVSPADFELNLLSLCSIIIKADGQVSQRELDYVRQYFLSTYGKEKANAIFRTFNEVIKKREVSAQRICSYLVQRTRYEVRLQLLHFLFGIAQADGQVSKAEVIKLKELAGYLRIGQHDFESIMAMFIKSADNAYKILEIEKTVTDDEVKKAYRTMAKKYHPDKVVTENEAIKKGAEEKFKEVQKAYEVIQQERGIS
- a CDS encoding MarC family protein, whose amino-acid sequence is MNFSFKEIVTASMVLFAVIDILGSVPIVISLRNKVGHIQSEKASIVAACIMVAFLFVGERILNLIGIDVNSFAVAGAFVIFFLALEMVLGITLFKDDQPESASVVPIAFPLIAGAGTLTSILALRAEYHVENIVVAIIINIIFVYLVLKSSSKIERILGKNGLSVIRKVFGVILLAIAVKLFATNINQLWMN
- a CDS encoding tetratricopeptide repeat-containing sensor histidine kinase, which codes for MYKIQETKSKNPNRQIKDILLFFSFFLALFPSFGQEIPTTFKEKAERLVQMRPKTYLTLDTELKSEKRDTTLLRYFANLCEKENYLEGQAYALDQIGTKYRNISQYKKAVDLHQQALELSEKINNTELKVLSLNMLGVVYRRTDAIKTALDYNQKALELAEEVENPSHHIKRSINVSLNSIGNLYQALEQYDLAIVQFKRALKFETELDNKLGLAINHQNIGDCLEKKGDLEGALENYRKSLAYNEEINSDFGRVICKNSLAQIYLKQDMPYAALVLLEPLHEQSKSIGDFFITASIYINTGWAHTKLGNFDKAGKFIMDGLEMSKNRNMPSNILYGYQKLSDYEKERGNYKEAYEYYKKADEYENEITSATNVRYMNDIIVRYEADKKNNQISVLAKENEIVRLRLRKNQTTLLVSALIVGLISSILYILYRQYQSNNEKRVLSLEQNMLRSQMNPHFLFNSLNSIKLYIINNEQKNAVHYLNKFSKLIRKILEASSLKEISLAEELETVELYMNIENIRFSNEIDFKISVDDDINIDNIKVPSLALQPFLENSLWHGLSPKEGKKIIQLNIKKKKQGFISIEIIDNGVGRGAAQTNKENRVLKRKSVGIRITKERFANFSKDYQNNFVVDIVDLFDDKGNPKGTKVILDVPTV
- a CDS encoding S41 family peptidase; this encodes MKKKYSYILPTLIALAVAIGIFIGGKLHFNDTPEKLFSTNSKKDKLNRLIDYIDYEYVDDINTDSIVDVTVNNILGKLDPHSVYIPKSEMEEVSENMKGDFVGIGVSFYMYKDTITVIRTIKNGPSYIRGIKPGDRILMADSDTLFGRRIPNSTVVSTLKGKEGSKVDLKVFRKSENKIMNITVTRDRVPIKSVDAYYMLTRDMGYIKINRFAESTFGEFKDALKKLKLRGAEKLVLDLRDNPGGYLGIAEKLADEFLEDDKLILYTKNKKGRIKKAFATKKGDFEDKPVYVLINERSASASEIIAGALQDNDVGTIIGRRSFGKGLVQREMDLGDGSAVRLTVSRYYTPTGRSIQKSYKKGHRDYYQTFMERYSSGELISVDSIKVADSLKFKTPKGKIVYGGGGIIPDVFVPIGSNEEEAIESMDDTYEFFSRFIFEHLEKDRNRYAEFTKNQFLDEYGVDDILLDEFIQFMLNRKIKIDFYAQEDKIKAYLKANIAEQLFSPNISAQIKGEHDTMLEKVKELDAAIFKQSEIGVLDLEN